The DNA window TACATTTATAGAAAATTATATAATCACTGGACAATTCCCGTTGTTTGGAAATGAAGAATAGTTCAACCACTCGGCAAAATCTCAGAACATCCCTTTCCAAATTGCATTTCCATCCAATCCAAGAACTGTGGAAATTACTCCCCATGCACAGCAGATCCAGCACAGCAGAATCACTGGCCATTTTGTGCACAAACTCCAGGGACACTAGTTAATGCCCTGCCCTATCAAATATTTGCCAAAGACATTGCAGATATTTGAGATAATTGAGAGAGTGCAAAAATGTGGAACTCTGTGTCATCTCATGTGGGAAAACTTGTTCATTATAAGAGAGTTGATGTCCTACCCAAAGCATAATAACCCAGGAAACCTCATTGTAGATTTAACAAGAAGAGAGCCATTGatcttatattacattacatttagtttagtagacacttttatccaaagtgacaaagttcttatattacattacattacattacattattggaatttggcagacgctcttatccagagcgacgtacaacaaagtgcatacccataaccagggataagttcgctgaaaggccctagagggaagtacaatttccaCTGCtaactgtacaacaaagataaggacgagggccaagttttttaaaatttatttatttatttatttttgaacaaagaaacaaacaacagagcaaaagtgaccaaagttcactatccaaacactgcttacctagctaactaaaaataccgatacacaaagcaagtcacagagacaacaattaaggttcacagggaggtagggagggatggggagaggtgctgcttgaagaggtgtgtcttcagcttgcgcttgaaggtggggagagattcttcagttctgacctcaacggggagttcgttccaccaccgtggagccagaacagacagtagtcgtgagcgtgaggtggaggttcggagagggggaggtgccaagcggcctgtggaggctgaacgaagaggtctggcaggggtgtagggtctgatgattttttgtagataagctggggaagaccccttaactgcttggaaggctagcaccaatgttttgaatttgatgcaagccatgacaggcagccagtggagggaagtaagcaggggggtgacgtgtgagtatttgggaaggttgaagaccagacgagctgctgcattctggataaatattgtgattatttatgtgtttatcgATTATGTTGCACAGATTAGGCCccatttatcaatatttaagGAATCTGtctgaaaatgtatgtgtgatcggaaaAGAACTAACAACTTTCGCCAAATTCATGaaagacacatagacacatctTTTTTCCATacccatgtgtgtatgttgataaataccaagtaatcgtaAATCAAAGGCGCATGCACAGAATTTGTGATGAGCATAAATTATCTCCCCTAAAACATCATACATGGAAttttggctttttaaagagatagtcgaaaaaagaaaaaaagctctgttcatggaagtacaacaagccaaaaacatacagtgatcagccataacattaaaaccacctgctttaaccattttcttcaaaatgaaaaacagctggCTTGACCCGTGACACATGAAAGGTGGGGTGAATGCGGCGCATGGTGGAGGGAAGTCTGAGGCGTACAGCTGTGGGGCTAAGGATCTTAACTATGGGGCAGGGCCAAAGTACTGAGGTGCCAGCTTACATGCATCAACGCGGAGAGGAATGTCTCTAGAGATGAGGAATACCCTTTTTCCAACACGGTAAAGGGGTGCCTTGTACCGATGTGGGTCGGCTGCCACCTTCATCCGCACACTGCAGGTTGAGTCGAGTGGCTTTCCAAGTCCTGGTGCAGCGCCGGATTAAGGCTTCAGCTGACTGGGGAACAGCGGAACAGTGGAGGCTGGTAACCTAGGCAACACTTGAAGGGAGGCAActtggaggaagaggaggtggcaTACTCGCCCCAAGGCAACAAGTGACTCCAACGAGTTTATGTGGCATAGATACTTAAGAGCAGTCTCAGTCACCTGGCTGGCCCTCTCGGTCTGGCGGTTGGTCTGGGGGTGAAAACTGATGACAAACTGGAGGTGGAACCTATTGAAGTGCAAAAATCCTTCCAAAAACGTGCAGTGAACTGTCGGCCTCTATCCATGACTCTATGAGAGTGTAAACACATGACATGATGGATCAGCAGATTAGCCGTCTCTTTGGCCGAGGGGAGCTTAATGAGGGGAACGAAGTGAACAGCCTTAGGGAACCTATCTACAAGGGTGAGAATGGTGGTGAAGGTATTGGAAGGGGGTAAACCAGTGACAAAGTGCAATATGTGACCAGGGACGATGAGGAATGGGGAGTGGTTGCAATATGGGGCCAGTAGCAGGTAGAATGGGAAtgttagttatgtgattaaactataaatacccaaaactagtgaatgttagtttgttagttagagaaacacattagtgtgttaatataattagtactatacaaattctatgttagtcggGATTAGTATATAAGTGCTATCTACAAaatgaatggagagaaagcaggaaacaAGTAAAGCAAGAGGGAGAAGGAATCATGGGAAACTGGAAAATTCCGAAAACCCCCGAAGagtgaatcacacagacagggtagtgactcgggctcagaactacagaaagacacagacatcacagggaaaGACAAGtgcaatgaataatgaatgaaaatggaaaccagacatgaatacgaaaaataataaagttacaaaaacacaaaataaactaaGACTGAATACAGGatggcagcatggatggtgcagtgggtagcactgccgcctcacagcaaggaggtcctgggttcgaatccctgtcggctggggcctctctgtgcggagtttgcatgttctccccgtgtctgcgtgggtttcctccgggtactccggtttcctcccacagcccaaagacatgcaggttaggctgattggagagtctaaattgcccataggtacgagtgtgtgagtgaatggtgtgtgtgccctgtgatggactggcgacctgtccagggtacattcctgcctttcgcccaatttatgctgggataggctccagcccccctgcgaccctgttcaggataagcgggttaggataatgaatgaatgaatgaatacaggATCATTACATCACCCCAACCACTAATTTTCAATGCCTAGTCAGAATAACAAATAAGGCTGGTTACTGCGAGTGTCTTTCTTATGCAACATATTGGCTATTGGCTGCAGTATTGATGAGATTTTGTCCAATCAAAtcggaatacatttttttcacgtAGCTTGCAGCACATAACAACTGAATTGAAACAAAACTTGCGCAGTACTCTTAAGTTAAAAATTGAATTTGCAGGCTTGATGAAGTCTAAATACACGGACAGTACAAGGAGGAATCACATGCATATCAAGATACAAAATGAACGTAGGTAAATAAAACATCATAAGATGAAAAGCACAGAAGTAAGTTGTTAGATATGCTGCCATAGGATAGCACCTGGGGACTTTTTTTAGATTACACTTATGCCCCTACATTGGGTGTTCACTGGTAAAGTGTGACACTTTTTTGAAAATTGTTCTATGGACCATTGAAGTGAGTCAAGACTTACtccaattatgtatttattttatttaaataggtCCCTATCAACATTCTTGTGGAAAAATCTAGTTAGaatttatttctaaataaatgCCGTCTTTTACTGAAGTGTAGCATTCAGGTTGAGTGGGACACTTTTGTAGACAAAGTGGGACATTACAAAGTACAACGAAGAGCAGATCAAACACAGAGAcaagtgtgaccatacagatacaattggaacccttgaagaatacatcaacttatgaACTAGCATctagttggcagctagaataccctgagtagaAACATACAATATCtaacacaatacaatacaactaatATAAGCTATTTTTAAAAACCCATTATTATgcatgtgatttaaaaaaaaaatgttttttaaaatctttcaaAAACAACACATCTAAATTGCATCAAACAACAATTATGTGAGGTGATTCATTGTATTCAATAATTTAATATGCAGCCACCCTACTGTATGAGTGCATTGTGCTGGAAGCAAATGGCTTTGACAAAAAAGTGGGTAATCTCTGCACTTGGTCTAGGAATGGAGACAGCTGTAAAAGTGGACTAATGGAAATgcaataaacacagataatattCTATGTTACGTCCAAACATATGGGTAAATctcatttttaaacaatttCTGTTAATTGTTGGCACCCCTAACAGgtattgtgaataaaatcaaacaaagttaaattaGCAATGACATTTTACTTAATCTCAGACATGTAGACATTCCTGTTTCACGAGtatgaaagtatgaaaatgAGTTAAGAagcatgcaaaaacatttttgccatacatcagcatgggaaaagccaaagaactgtcaattcagaagagaaaaATGATCATTGACCATTTCAAGTCAGGTAATagtacagaaaataaatacatggtcAAGCATACCACTCAGCACTGTATGGAAATTGTTACAAAAATGTATGGAATGGATGCAGGAAGAAGACTGTTTGTATCTTCAgatcaccaagtctcaaaaagaaccaaaaaATGGCACCATACCAAAAAAACTCTTTGGGAGTATGggacaaagacagcccttactgagaacCAGAGCAGGAATTTCATTGGCTGCCACGACGGCCATGACCCGTTGCCCCTCTAAACATGTCATGCTCTGCAGCCACGGTGGCCTTGCTCCCCAGCCCACAGCGTCACAACTGATTTTGCAGTTTCCGCTGTGTCGAATAGGTTGACACATacaatataatgaaatattaagtgcatatatatatacaagtttatacagtttaaagcatttttaatcatgaaaaaacaggtctaagcaggtggttttaattgACATCATCTATCATTAGAAGTGTTTGACTTTTAAACATGACAACTCACCTCAACGAGACATAGTAACATCTGCAGTATAgtactttttcttctttttttcattttatgtagAATGTTGTAGCTCTTTGTGTagatacaaaaatgtttcattcatgtTGACAACTTCCTGTTCCACCTCATTCCAAAGGTGCTccattggattgagatctgggtaCTGTGGAGGCAATTGGTGTAAACATGACATCACTGTGGAACCTGCTTGAGGTGATtcatgctttgtgacatggaaTATAATCCTCCTGGAAGAATCCATTCTGAAAAAAGGGTAGACTGTTGTCAAAAAGGTCTGCAAAAGGtatgctgtggcattcaaatgaTGCTCAGTTGATACTAAGGGCAGTAGCAGTCCAAGTCATTGACATCACTGGTGTATAATCCAGCTATGACaccttgaaataccagctgcttcaaaacatagcttaaactggtcaaaccatgttgagtatagagtctaactggtcaaccagcgactGTGGAAGTCTCAAATACCATTTAACCATTTACTGACAATGAGCTCACAGGAAGTCCGTCCACCTATTCAGAGGATTCAGGAGAACAGAGACAGActaacatatacactcagtgagcaatttattggGTATTGATTAGACTTAGTATTTATACTTCTACCGCTGTAGCATTTCCAGTTAGTtatgacacgttgtgtgtttagagatgctcttctgcataccactgttgtaatgtgtggttatttgcgttactgtcaccataGCAAACGGAATGCTAACGTTCGCGTAGTTCACCGCGAACAAAGGACTGATTTACCACAGAAAAGTACATTTATACATTCGTATGCATTCGTAATGCTTAATACTTTCCAACTGGTTTAGGACTCGGAAGACCGCTCTGGGAAAGCTTTTCTTTTGGAATTGATTCACAAAACGATGTGAAACTCGTGAGAAACTaagagaaggaagaaaaaataaaaataaagactgCAACGAAGTTCCCAATAGGTTCAAATGGCAGTTCTTTGCGCTTTGTCGAAGGATGTGGTGGCTCTGAAAAGAGCCTTTGAATGGTTCTTGTTGGAGTGATGCAGGAATTACTTCGCCTTCACGGCCTTCTCGGTCTTCTTGGGGAGCAGCACGGCTTGGATGTTGGGCAGTACTCCTCCCTGAGCGATGGTGACGCCTCCAAGGAGCTTATTCAACTCTTCGTCGTTACGTACTGCCAGCTGCAGATGTCTGGGAATGATGCGGGTTTTCTTGTTATCTCGAGCAGCGTTACCAGCCAACTCCAAGATCTCAGCGGTCAGATATTCGAGCACAGCGGCCAGATAAACTGGAGCACCGGCACCAACACGCTGGGCATAGTTGCCTTTACGCAGCAGCCGGTGAACGCGACCAACCGGGAACTGCAGTCCAGCCCTCGATGAGCGAGTTTTAGCCTTTACTCTCGTTTTACCACCAGTCTTCCCTCTGCCACTCATTTTCAACGTCTAATTAGATAAAAGAATGAGGTTGGCTATACACGAGCGTCTTTCTTATAGCAACACTCTGTTAAC is part of the Conger conger chromosome 15, fConCon1.1, whole genome shotgun sequence genome and encodes:
- the LOC133111282 gene encoding histone H2AX-like, with the protein product MSGRGKTGGKTRVKAKTRSSRAGLQFPVGRVHRLLRKGNYAQRVGAGAPVYLAAVLEYLTAEILELAGNAARDNKKTRIIPRHLQLAVRNDEELNKLLGGVTIAQGGVLPNIQAVLLPKKTEKAVKAKVFLALKMSGRGKTGGKARAKAKTRSSRAGLQFPVGRVHRLLRKGNYAERVGAGAPVYLAAVLEYLTAEILELAGNAARDNKKTRIIPRHLQLAVRNDEELNKLLGGVTIAQGGVLPNIQAVLLPKKTEKAVKAK